GGCACCGGCGGCGGGCGCATCACCGGCAGCCTCGATTACGGCACCCGGCCGTCCCTCCGGGCGGCCCACCGGCACCACATCCACGTGGCCTGCCTGGCCTGGCCCCGGCACAGCCCCCTGCTGTTCTACCTGGTGGCCGGCGCCGAAGCGGCCATCGTGGAGCAGGGGCTGGAACTGCGGAAAATCGACGGCCTCATCGAGAGCAGGGACGACGGGGCCGACGACATTCCCCTGGATGACTACTCGTCCACTTCCGACTCCTGGCTGCGGGGCAACGACGCCGGCGGAAGCGCCGGGGCCGGGCGGGGCAGGCGGGGAGAGGCGGCATCGGGCACCGGCTCGGAACCGGCAGAACCCAGGCTGACGGATCCGGACGTGGCGGCCGCCGTGGTTCAAGGGGCCGGCCACCGGCACAAAGCCATTGAACTGGCCCAAAGCCTGGATTCCCCCACCCTGGCCGTGGAACTGCTGGAATTGCTGGCCAAAGGCGCCCGCCGGGGCGATGTGGAGCGGAAGATAGGCTCCCGGGTGGGCAGCGATGCCCTGGCGTCGGTGCTGCGACAGCTGGCTGCCGACGGCCACCTGCGCCACGAGGGCGGCTTCATGCACCTGACGGAGCAGGGCCGGGCCCTGCTGCATCATTTCCACCGCTACCACCGGGAAATCCAGATGGCCTTGCGCCGGGCCATGCGCCGCATGACCCGCCAACACCTGACCCAGCCGGGCCGCAGCCCCCTGGCCGGGGAGGTCCGGGACACCCTGGGCGTCACCCGGCGACGGTCGGTGACGGCGCCGGAGCCGGGAGAGCCGCTCCAGGAACTGGCCTGGCCGGAAACGGTCATGGCCGCCGCGGCCCGACGGGGCCTTCCTTTTCAAGTGCAGGGAGAGGACCTGCGGGTGCGCCGGCGGGTGCGCCGCCGGCCGGTGGACATCTGCCTCCTGGTGGACGCCAGCGCCTCCATGTGCGGTGAACGGATGCAGGCGGCCAAGACCCTGGCCCGGCATCTTCTCCTGAGCACCCGGGACAAGGTGGCGGTCATCGTCTTCCAGGAGCGCCAGGTACGGGTGACGGTACCCTTCACCCGCAGCGCCGCCCGGGTGGAGAAGGGGCTGGCCTCCATTCGGCCCTTCGGCCTGACGCCCCTGGCCACGGGGCTCCTCCACGCAGCCGCCTACATCCAGCAAAGCCGGCCCCGCAACCCAATGCTGATCCTCATCACCGACGGCATCCCTACGGTGCCCCACCTGGGCAAGAACCCCATGGAGGACGCCCTGGAGGCGGCAGCCCGGTGGCGCCAGTTGCGGGCTTCCTTCACCTGCATCGGCCTCCAGCCCAACGAACGCTACCTGTCGGAACTGGTCCAGACGGCCGGGGGCAATTTGTACGTGGTGGCCGAGCTGGAAGCCGACACCTTGGTGGCCATCGCCACGTCCGAGCGGGAAAAGCTGACGGCAGCCGGCCGGCATTGACTGATCCATTAAGAGCCGGTTCTTGCCGATGAACAAGAATTCACCTATCGGAAA
The sequence above is drawn from the Sphingobacteriaceae bacterium genome and encodes:
- a CDS encoding VWA domain-containing protein, with product MNLSPSVSNLLLRPAFPALQQWGSLAVARAAMGKGVLLGETTVFSTCVHLLSSRQPGYVTILCNHDAGQVFYGRSQRGQIYHLDIFHELGDVDHRRVARSLLTAVERYTREFNVREELQHFIDIQTGTGGGRITGSLDYGTRPSLRAAHRHHIHVACLAWPRHSPLLFYLVAGAEAAIVEQGLELRKIDGLIESRDDGADDIPLDDYSSTSDSWLRGNDAGGSAGAGRGRRGEAASGTGSEPAEPRLTDPDVAAAVVQGAGHRHKAIELAQSLDSPTLAVELLELLAKGARRGDVERKIGSRVGSDALASVLRQLAADGHLRHEGGFMHLTEQGRALLHHFHRYHREIQMALRRAMRRMTRQHLTQPGRSPLAGEVRDTLGVTRRRSVTAPEPGEPLQELAWPETVMAAAARRGLPFQVQGEDLRVRRRVRRRPVDICLLVDASASMCGERMQAAKTLARHLLLSTRDKVAVIVFQERQVRVTVPFTRSAARVEKGLASIRPFGLTPLATGLLHAAAYIQQSRPRNPMLILITDGIPTVPHLGKNPMEDALEAAARWRQLRASFTCIGLQPNERYLSELVQTAGGNLYVVAELEADTLVAIATSEREKLTAAGRH